Proteins from one Pirellulales bacterium genomic window:
- a CDS encoding thioredoxin family protein, which yields MQTEYVHCDLSRAEVEGWPGPTILEFGAGWCGHCQAAQVPLAEVLAAAAEVKHVKVEDAPGRRLGRSFGVKLWPTFVFLKDGVEVARAVRPTTTGELQPGLAQIAD from the coding sequence ATGCAAACCGAGTATGTCCACTGCGATCTGTCGCGCGCGGAGGTCGAGGGCTGGCCCGGTCCAACCATTCTTGAGTTTGGCGCCGGCTGGTGTGGGCATTGCCAGGCGGCGCAGGTCCCCTTGGCCGAGGTGCTCGCCGCCGCGGCAGAGGTGAAGCATGTGAAGGTCGAAGATGCGCCGGGCCGGCGACTGGGCCGATCGTTTGGCGTCAAACTGTGGCCGACGTTCGTTTTTCTCAAGGACGGCGTCGAAGTGGCCCGCGCGGTGCGCCCCACCACTACCGGCGAGTTGCAGCCTGGACTTGCGCAAATCGCCGATTGA
- a CDS encoding glycoside hydrolase family 15 protein, with translation MSERIEDYALIGNCKTAALVSRHGSIDWLCLPRFDSGAAFAALLGTRDNGHWQIATADEPRQVRRRYRGDTLVLETQFETESGAVTLIDCMPTHTRETDLVRVVRGNRGEVRMRMDLTIRFDYGSIVPWVTHIEGGLRAVAGPDTLLLYSDVPMHGEDFNTVAEFTVREGEEVSFVMIWHPSEAKRPPRPQQSDQLRQTEQWWQQWSSQCTFHGRYRDAVMRSLITLKALTFDPTGGIVAAPTTSLPEKIGGMRNWDYRYCWVRDATFSLDALMSNGFTAEAVAWREWLLRAAAGRPSQLNIMYGLHGERRLTEIELDWLAGYEDSRPVRIGNAAHRQFQLDVYGELIDALYQARRFGVRMEEYAWRVEQAIAGFLESAWREPDEGIWEVRGPRQHFTHSKVMAWVAFDRMVKMVQDFGLDGPVAQWRAIRDEIHREVCARGYDPVRHTFVQHYDGQALDASLLMIPLVGFLPPEDPRVIGTVEAIERELVRDGFVMRYITDDVLDGLPPGEGAFLACSFWLVDNLFLIGRRDDAVRRFEQLLELQNDVGLLAEEYDPHAGRQVGNFPQALSHVALVESALNLTQHERAAPPRSEAG, from the coding sequence ATGTCGGAGCGGATCGAAGATTATGCGCTGATCGGCAACTGTAAAACCGCGGCGCTCGTGTCGCGGCACGGTTCGATCGACTGGCTTTGCCTGCCCCGTTTTGATTCCGGCGCCGCCTTCGCAGCGCTGTTAGGCACACGCGACAATGGGCATTGGCAAATCGCGACGGCCGACGAGCCGCGCCAGGTTCGCCGTCGGTATCGCGGCGACACGCTGGTGCTCGAAACGCAATTCGAGACCGAGTCGGGCGCCGTCACGTTGATCGACTGCATGCCCACCCACACCCGCGAAACCGACCTGGTGCGCGTGGTGCGCGGCAATCGGGGCGAGGTGCGGATGCGGATGGACCTGACGATCCGCTTTGATTACGGCTCGATCGTCCCATGGGTCACGCATATCGAGGGCGGGCTGCGCGCGGTGGCCGGCCCCGACACGCTGCTGCTCTACAGCGACGTGCCGATGCACGGCGAAGATTTCAACACCGTGGCGGAGTTCACCGTGCGCGAGGGAGAAGAAGTCAGCTTTGTGATGATCTGGCATCCCTCCGAGGCCAAGCGACCGCCGCGCCCGCAACAAAGCGATCAATTGCGGCAGACCGAACAGTGGTGGCAACAGTGGTCCAGCCAATGCACGTTTCACGGTCGCTATCGCGACGCCGTGATGCGCTCGCTCATCACGCTCAAAGCGCTCACGTTCGATCCCACCGGCGGCATTGTCGCGGCGCCCACCACGTCGCTGCCCGAAAAGATCGGCGGCATGCGCAATTGGGACTACCGCTACTGCTGGGTGCGCGACGCCACCTTCTCGCTCGACGCGCTCATGAGCAACGGATTTACCGCCGAGGCGGTGGCTTGGCGCGAGTGGCTGTTGCGCGCCGCGGCCGGCCGGCCCTCGCAGTTGAACATCATGTACGGGCTGCATGGTGAGCGGCGGCTCACCGAGATCGAACTCGATTGGCTGGCCGGTTATGAAGACTCGCGTCCGGTGCGAATTGGCAACGCCGCGCATCGGCAATTTCAGCTCGATGTCTATGGCGAGTTGATCGATGCCTTGTATCAGGCCCGCCGCTTTGGCGTGCGCATGGAGGAGTATGCCTGGCGGGTTGAACAGGCGATCGCCGGCTTTTTGGAGTCCGCGTGGCGCGAGCCGGACGAGGGGATTTGGGAGGTGCGTGGCCCGCGGCAGCACTTCACGCATTCCAAGGTCATGGCCTGGGTCGCCTTCGACCGGATGGTGAAGATGGTGCAAGACTTTGGGCTCGACGGCCCGGTCGCGCAGTGGCGCGCCATCCGCGACGAGATCCATCGCGAGGTATGCGCGCGCGGCTACGACCCGGTTCGCCACACCTTTGTGCAGCATTACGACGGTCAAGCGCTCGACGCCAGTTTGCTGATGATTCCGCTGGTGGGCTTCTTGCCGCCCGAAGACCCGCGCGTGATCGGCACCGTGGAAGCGATCGAGCGCGAGCTGGTGCGCGATGGCTTCGTCATGCGCTATATCACCGACGACGTGCTCGACGGGCTGCCCCCCGGCGAAGGCGCCTTCTTGGCGTGCAGCTTTTGGCTGGTGGACAATCTGTTTCTGATCGGCCGCCGCGACGACGCGGTGCGCCGCTTCGAGCAATTGCTGGAACTGCAGAACGACGTCGGACTTTTGGCCGAGGAGTACGATCCGCACGCTGGGCGGCAGGTGGGCAACTTTCCTCAGGCGCTTTCGCATGTCGCCTTGGTCGAGAGCGCGCTCAATCTGACTCAGCACGAACGCGCCGCCCCGCCCCGCAGCGAAGCGGGCTAG
- a CDS encoding 30S ribosomal protein S1 codes for MVNRNLIREFDVSDDEWTRALSDSFNGAKVEEIDWDQDIDWGSQEIKLNQIVEGKVLRIEGDNVLVDVGYKSEGVIPLAEWGEEEEPPQPGEKLKVLVEEVEDVSGEMDQEGGMIALSKRKAEKIEAWLKVMETVHENDVVTGAVTRKIKGGLLVDIGVNVFLPASQVDIRRPHDIGDYIGRTIQCLVLKIDEARRNIVVSRRALIEAERAEKKQQLLSTLEVGQLRKGVVKNIADFGAFVDLGGIDGLLHITDMSWGRIGHPTEMVRIDEELEVQILHIDREKEKIALGLKQKSPSPWQNIEEKFPVGSVVRGEVVNVMSYGAFVKLEEGIEGLVHISEMSWTKRINHPSELVQIGDEIDVVVLGINKEKQEISLGMKQTQQNPWEKVAEKYPPGTVVTGTVRNLTNYGAFIEIEEGIDGLLHVSDMSWTRKISHPSEVVEKGHQLECKVLSVDQERRRIALGLKQLQDDPWATDIPSKYQPGQRVSGTVTKLTNFGVFVGLENGLEGLLHISELADHKVENPEEVVKVGDTIEVKVLRVDTDERKIGLSRKRLEWSDDDLAQAEETEEAKANRPAPAQELKGGVGDSSGPLIKPREA; via the coding sequence ATGGTCAACCGCAATCTCATCCGCGAATTCGATGTCTCCGACGACGAGTGGACACGTGCCCTGAGCGACTCTTTCAACGGCGCCAAAGTTGAGGAGATCGACTGGGATCAGGACATCGACTGGGGCAGTCAGGAGATCAAGCTCAATCAGATCGTCGAAGGCAAAGTGCTCCGGATCGAGGGAGACAATGTGCTGGTCGACGTCGGCTACAAGAGCGAAGGAGTGATTCCGCTCGCCGAATGGGGCGAGGAGGAAGAGCCACCGCAACCGGGCGAAAAGCTCAAGGTTCTGGTTGAGGAAGTGGAGGACGTTTCCGGCGAGATGGACCAGGAAGGGGGCATGATCGCCCTCTCCAAGCGCAAGGCCGAAAAGATCGAGGCCTGGCTCAAGGTCATGGAAACAGTGCACGAAAACGACGTCGTCACCGGCGCCGTCACCCGCAAAATCAAAGGCGGCTTGCTGGTCGACATTGGCGTCAATGTCTTCTTGCCGGCCAGCCAGGTCGATATCCGCCGTCCGCACGACATTGGCGACTACATCGGCCGCACCATTCAATGTCTGGTGCTCAAGATCGACGAAGCACGGCGCAACATCGTGGTCAGCCGCCGCGCCCTGATCGAGGCCGAGCGGGCCGAGAAGAAGCAGCAGCTTTTGTCGACGCTCGAGGTGGGCCAACTCCGCAAAGGCGTGGTCAAGAACATCGCCGATTTCGGCGCGTTCGTCGACCTGGGCGGCATCGACGGCCTGTTGCACATCACCGACATGAGCTGGGGCCGCATCGGCCATCCGACCGAGATGGTGCGGATCGACGAGGAGCTCGAGGTGCAAATCCTGCACATCGACCGCGAAAAGGAAAAGATCGCGCTGGGCCTCAAGCAGAAGTCACCCAGCCCGTGGCAGAACATCGAAGAGAAGTTCCCCGTCGGCAGCGTGGTCCGCGGCGAGGTGGTGAACGTGATGAGCTACGGCGCCTTCGTCAAGCTGGAGGAAGGCATCGAAGGTCTGGTGCATATCAGCGAAATGTCCTGGACGAAGCGCATCAATCATCCCAGCGAATTGGTGCAGATTGGCGACGAGATCGACGTGGTGGTGCTCGGCATCAACAAAGAGAAGCAAGAGATCTCGCTCGGCATGAAGCAAACCCAGCAAAATCCCTGGGAGAAAGTGGCCGAGAAGTATCCGCCTGGCACGGTCGTCACCGGCACGGTGCGCAACCTCACCAACTACGGCGCCTTTATCGAGATCGAAGAGGGGATCGACGGCCTGTTGCACGTCAGCGACATGTCGTGGACCCGCAAGATCAGCCATCCCAGCGAGGTGGTCGAGAAAGGTCACCAACTGGAGTGCAAAGTGCTCTCGGTTGACCAGGAGCGCCGCCGCATCGCCTTGGGTCTCAAGCAATTGCAAGACGATCCCTGGGCGACCGACATCCCCTCCAAGTACCAGCCCGGCCAACGCGTGTCGGGCACGGTCACCAAGCTCACCAACTTTGGCGTGTTCGTTGGCCTGGAGAATGGCTTGGAAGGGCTATTGCACATCTCGGAGTTGGCCGACCACAAGGTCGAAAACCCCGAGGAAGTGGTCAAGGTGGGCGACACCATCGAGGTGAAGGTGTTGCGCGTCGACACCGACGAGCGCAAGATTGGCCTGTCGCGCAAGCGACTGGAATGGAGCGACGACGACCTGGCGCAAGCCGAAGAAACCGAAGAAGCCAAGGCCAATCGTCCGGCGCCAGCCCAGGAACTCAAGGGGGGTGTTGGCGACAGCTCTGGCCCGCTCATCAAGCCACGCGAGGCCTAA
- a CDS encoding glucose-1-phosphate thymidylyltransferase produces MMILLFEDDLVTDLYPVSISRPVFAISCGSLRLIDLVSSFGCPVKWLVRPHLTEIQEADFCHLSLGSGSPKQFVLAINGAVVPSVAVLKRLRELIAARREGAIVTEEGRIAAAVVAGDSPPARAANYAEFLVAMRQRELPRLEGELPLFHFPHDIIRHHLMIVRESLEHRVAQGAYREAGDGLFLADDISLGQHVVTDTRRGPVVIDQGATIGPYTFLRGPVYVGPKSKVIEHSALKDGATLANTTKIGGEIEASIIEAYTNKQHHGFLGHSYLGSWINLGAGTCNSDLKNTYGQVNMDYHGRKVPSGMQFIGAIIGDYAKTAINTGIFTGKTIGACSMVYGFVTTNVPSFVNYARLFGQVTETPVEVMIPTQGRMFARRDVTQRPCDIQLLRDMYELTRHERQIAGEPLSL; encoded by the coding sequence ATGATGATTCTCCTGTTCGAAGACGATCTGGTGACCGACCTGTATCCGGTGTCGATCAGCCGGCCCGTCTTCGCGATCAGTTGCGGCAGCCTGCGGTTGATCGACCTGGTGAGCAGCTTCGGTTGCCCGGTGAAGTGGCTGGTGCGTCCGCATCTGACGGAGATTCAAGAGGCCGATTTTTGCCATCTGTCGCTGGGGTCCGGTTCTCCAAAACAGTTCGTACTGGCGATTAATGGCGCCGTTGTGCCCTCGGTGGCGGTGCTCAAGCGTCTGCGTGAACTGATCGCCGCGCGGCGCGAAGGGGCGATTGTCACCGAAGAGGGGCGCATCGCAGCGGCTGTGGTGGCGGGAGATAGCCCCCCAGCTCGCGCCGCCAATTATGCGGAATTCCTGGTCGCCATGCGGCAGCGCGAACTGCCGCGCTTGGAAGGCGAGTTGCCGCTCTTTCATTTTCCGCACGACATCATTCGTCATCATTTGATGATTGTGCGCGAGAGCCTAGAGCATCGCGTGGCGCAAGGCGCCTATCGCGAGGCCGGCGATGGCCTGTTTTTGGCCGACGACATTTCGCTCGGCCAGCATGTGGTCACCGACACCCGCCGTGGTCCGGTGGTGATCGACCAAGGCGCCACCATCGGCCCATATACTTTTTTGCGCGGCCCAGTGTACGTCGGCCCCAAGAGCAAGGTCATCGAACACTCGGCGCTCAAAGACGGCGCCACCCTCGCCAACACCACTAAGATCGGCGGCGAAATCGAGGCCTCGATCATCGAGGCCTACACCAACAAACAGCACCACGGTTTTCTCGGACACAGCTATCTCGGCAGTTGGATCAACCTTGGCGCCGGCACCTGCAACAGCGATCTCAAGAACACCTATGGCCAGGTGAACATGGATTACCACGGCCGCAAGGTGCCCAGCGGCATGCAGTTCATCGGGGCGATCATCGGCGACTACGCAAAGACGGCCATCAATACCGGCATTTTCACCGGCAAGACGATCGGCGCGTGCAGCATGGTGTATGGCTTTGTCACCACCAACGTGCCCAGCTTTGTCAATTACGCCCGACTGTTTGGCCAGGTGACCGAAACGCCGGTCGAAGTGATGATCCCGACGCAAGGCCGCATGTTCGCCCGCCGCGACGTGACGCAACGACCATGCGACATTCAACTCTTGCGCGACATGTACGAACTAACGCGCCACGAGCGCCAGATCGCCGGCGAACCACTGTCGCTGTAG
- the recJ gene encoding single-stranded-DNA-specific exonuclease RecJ, with amino-acid sequence MPKRWRLRAHDADRIARLQQTSGLPAVVAQLLICRGIADADTARDFLESKLVGLRDPLDLPGCQQAAERLWDAVRGGRRIIVYGDYDVDGVAATSILWRCLSLLGANVGFYVPHRMEEGYGLNAEALTTLAAQGAQLIITVDCGVTALREAELARELGLELMITDHHQMASGLPAAAAIVHPLLPGHEYPFPYLSGAGVAFKVAWALCQQASQARKVNEAMREFLLGAVALAALGTVADVVPLIDENRILVRHGLLSLKQRPSVGLAAMLRAAQLERKRELSAEDIAFSIAPRLNAAGRMGQAQLAIELLITESAERAAELAEYLNELNSSRQSLERSIYLKAHKQAESQFDPERDAALVLADRGWHAGVIGIVAGRIVERFHRPAVLISLDDLGVKPGVGSARSVPGFDLHAALSACESHLVSYGGHAAAAGLKIDERRLDAFREEFCRHAAGAIADEQRVAELWIDAEAPLSAFTLKAVEQMEQLAPFGHGNMRPLLCATGVQLAEPPRRIGAGGRHLAVKLAQHGVSMRAVAFGKGDWEPELLAAREPFAIAFHPVISTFGGSRRVELQLADWRLDPALAPC; translated from the coding sequence ATGCCCAAGCGCTGGCGTCTCCGGGCGCACGATGCGGATCGCATCGCCCGGCTACAACAGACGAGTGGACTGCCCGCCGTCGTCGCCCAATTGCTGATCTGTCGCGGCATTGCCGATGCCGACACAGCCCGCGACTTTCTCGAATCCAAGTTGGTCGGCCTGCGCGATCCGCTGGACCTGCCCGGTTGCCAGCAAGCGGCGGAGCGCCTGTGGGACGCGGTGCGCGGCGGGCGGCGGATCATTGTTTACGGCGACTACGACGTGGACGGCGTGGCCGCCACCAGCATCCTGTGGCGCTGCCTGTCGCTGTTGGGCGCGAATGTGGGCTTTTATGTCCCGCATCGCATGGAGGAGGGGTATGGTCTCAATGCCGAGGCGCTAACGACTTTGGCCGCCCAAGGCGCCCAATTGATCATCACGGTCGATTGCGGTGTGACCGCTCTGCGCGAGGCCGAACTGGCCCGCGAGCTCGGCCTGGAACTGATGATTACCGATCACCATCAAATGGCGAGCGGCCTGCCGGCCGCGGCCGCGATTGTGCATCCGCTGCTTCCCGGCCACGAGTATCCCTTTCCGTATCTATCGGGCGCGGGGGTGGCCTTTAAGGTCGCCTGGGCGCTGTGCCAGCAGGCGTCGCAGGCGCGCAAGGTGAACGAAGCGATGCGCGAGTTTCTGCTGGGCGCTGTGGCGCTGGCGGCGCTCGGGACAGTGGCCGACGTAGTGCCGCTGATCGATGAGAACCGCATTTTGGTGCGGCATGGACTGTTGAGTCTGAAGCAGCGTCCCAGCGTCGGCCTGGCGGCGATGCTGCGCGCGGCCCAACTGGAGCGCAAGCGGGAACTGTCCGCCGAAGACATCGCCTTTTCCATCGCGCCACGACTCAACGCCGCGGGCCGAATGGGGCAGGCGCAGTTGGCAATCGAGCTGTTGATCACCGAATCGGCCGAGCGCGCCGCCGAGTTGGCTGAGTATCTCAACGAACTGAACAGCAGCCGCCAGAGCCTGGAACGCAGCATTTATCTCAAGGCGCACAAGCAGGCCGAAAGTCAGTTTGATCCCGAGCGCGATGCCGCGCTGGTGTTGGCCGATCGCGGTTGGCACGCGGGCGTGATCGGGATTGTGGCGGGTCGCATTGTAGAACGCTTCCATCGCCCGGCGGTGCTGATCTCGCTGGACGACCTGGGGGTGAAGCCGGGCGTCGGCTCGGCGCGCAGCGTGCCTGGGTTTGATTTGCACGCGGCGCTTTCGGCGTGCGAGTCGCATTTGGTGAGTTATGGTGGACATGCCGCCGCGGCGGGACTAAAGATCGACGAACGGCGACTGGACGCCTTTCGCGAGGAATTTTGTCGTCATGCCGCCGGCGCCATCGCCGATGAGCAGCGCGTGGCGGAGTTGTGGATCGACGCCGAGGCCCCACTGTCGGCGTTCACTCTCAAGGCGGTCGAGCAAATGGAGCAGCTTGCCCCATTTGGCCACGGCAACATGCGTCCCTTGCTCTGCGCCACTGGGGTGCAATTGGCCGAGCCGCCGCGACGCATTGGCGCGGGAGGAAGGCACCTGGCAGTCAAGCTCGCGCAGCACGGCGTGAGCATGCGCGCCGTGGCGTTTGGCAAGGGAGATTGGGAGCCTGAGCTACTAGCGGCGCGAGAGCCGTTCGCCATCGCCTTTCATCCGGTGATCAGCACGTTTGGCGGCAGTCGCCGCGTGGAACTACAACTGGCCGACTGGCGGCTTGATCCGGCGCTGGCGCCTTGCTGA